The segment CTGCGGCACTGGATATTGCGGCTCTCCCGCTTGCCACCCGGGCGGCAACTTCCACTTGAGCGTCAGGCCGTATCCCGCGTCGCCGGGGTTCTTCCAGTAGCCATGCCACCCGGGTTCCGGCGTAAAGGCGATAGCCAGGGTAAGCGGTTGGCCCGGACGAACCGGTCCCTCGGCCACCAGGCGCGCGGCGATGTGGTTGGGCCGCGCCTGCGCCGTCGCGACATCGTGCATCAGCAGGGCCAGGAATGCACACAGCACCGCCAGAAGGGGCAAGGACCTTGCGCGCATCGTGACTTGCGCTCTAGGGCCCGTGGACATGGACGACAAGCGCGACCTCGTGATCCTGGGCGGCGGACTCGTCGGCATGACGCTGGCGCTGGCTGCGGCAAGCAAGGGCATCTCCAGCCACGTCGTCGATCGGGCCGATCCCGCCGAATTGACCGCAGTGGGCTTCGATGGCCGCGCCTCCGCCATTTCGACCGCCAGCTGGAACCTGTTCGGCAACATCGGTCTGGCAAGCGCGTTGGAGCCTTTCGCCTGTCCGATCGAGCGCATCGCCGTCAGCGACCAATTGAAGCCGGGCCAGATCGATTTCGTGCCTGAACCGCACGAAGGTTCGCTCGGCCGCATGTTCGAAAACCGGCGCCTGAGGCTGGCGCTGTTCGAAGCCGCGGAGCAGCAGCCGCTGATCGCCTTCCATCCTCGCGCCGAGGTGATCGAGCGGGAACGCGGGGCGCACGGCGTGGCCGCGCGACTACGAGATGGGCGCACGCTCACCGGCAGCCTGATGGTGGCGGCGGAGGGCAGGCGCTCGCCCACTCGAGAGGAAGCTGGCCTGCCGTTGGCGCAGTGGGATTATCGCCATCGGGCCATCGTGACAGGGCTGGTCCACGATGCACCGCATGGCGGAACCGCGTGGGAAATCTTCTATCCGGCGGGCCCCTTTGCGTTGCTGCCGATGCTCGACGACGAAGCCGGCAACCATCGCAGCGCGCTGGTGTGGACCGTTGCGGAAAAGGACGCGGCGGGAACGCTCAAGCTCGGCGACCGCGCTTTCCTGGCCGAAGTGAACAAGCGGATGGGCGAGGTGCTTGGCACCGTCACTGCGGCGGGTCCGCGGGCCTCCTATCCCTTGAGCTTCCAGCACACCGCGCGGATCGTGGCCGACCGGCTGGCGCTGGTGGGCGATGCGGCCCACGGCATCCATCCGATCGCTGGCCAGGGTCTGAACCTGGGCCTGCGCGATGTCGGCGCACTGGTCGAAGTGATCGCTGACGGGATGCGGCTGGGCCTCGAGCCCGGCGATGCCCAGTTGCTGGCGCGCTACGAACGGTGGCGCAGTCTCGACAGCATGTCGGTGGCACTGGCAACCGATGGGCTGACCTGGCTGTTCGGCGTTCCGGGGAAGGCCGCCAGCGCGGTGCGCCGACTCGGCATGGGCGGGGTCCAGCGCCTGTCACCGCTGAAGCACTGGTTCATGGATGAAGCGCGCGGCGTATCGGGCGCGCTTCCTGAATTGCTGACCGAACGCTACTGAGCGGCAGGCGTAGCCGCGACGGCCGGACTGAGCTGCTCGACCGGCTGCCCGGCGCCGTTACGCAAGGTGCGCGGCTCCTGCACCGCAGCGGTCTCGATCAATTCCAGCGCCCGCTGCGCCCGCTCATACCGGCTGGCATCGGCGAGCCACTGCGCCGCGTCCACGGACCCGGGCAAAAGCCGGACCTCGGCCATAGCCTTGTCCACCCGTCCGCTTTCCAGGAACATCCGCGCGCGCTGGAACCGCCGCTCCGGCTGAGGCGAAGGGGTGGTTTCGCGGCGGATCACGAACATGTTCGACAGCTCTTCACCCAGGCGGCTGAGGCTGGGCCGTCCCGACCCCCGCTCAAGGCTGGGCTGAAGACCGTCGAGACGCGCCACCAACACGTCGCGGGTCACAGGGTTGCCCGCAAAATCGAGCACCGTCTGCACCGCGTTGGGCTGAGCATCGCCGAACCGCAGGCGGAGCTGATCCGCCAGGTAGCCCAGTTCGCTACCGCGCTCCAGCGCACGGCGGGCGGCAAACGCGATCAGCAGGCCTTCCGCGCGCGCCGCGTTGCCGCCCGCCGCCTGCGCCTGAAGGTCGAGCCGGGCGATCCGCTGCTCGGCCGCCGCGAGCCGCTGGTCGAGACCGCCTTGGGTCTCTTGCACCCGGGCAACCGCAGCGGCGGCGGTCTCGCTCGGCACGGGGCGCGCGGGTGGGCCGGCCAGTGGCGCCTGCTCGGTCGGTGCGGGCGCGGGAGAGGCAACGCCGGGTACGAAATACCCGCGCCACGCAAGGTAGCCGACCACCGACGCTCCCAGCAGGAACGACGCCAAAACTGCAAACAAGACCGGCTTCAACGACGAGCGCGGACGGCTCGTGGTGGTGTAATCGTTCATCAAGTCCCGTTCTGCGAACCCGGGCATCCCGCCCTTGTCGACGTCAGTCTTGGCACAACCTCGCGGCCAAGGCCAGCAGCCGCGTATCGGTGGGCTGGTCTGCTGCAACGGCGGTCCGCCATCCGGACCCCGCGGCGGTCACGATCCGGGGGCCGAGGCCGGCGATGGTTACCGGCGCGCGGTCGATCGCCAGGCGATCGCACTCGCCGGCGAACCGCTCCGCCGCGTCCGCGGAATGGAGCAGCACCACCGCGCCACCGCGCAGCACAGCCGGCACCGCGGGGTCCAGATCGACCGGCTGCGCGCGGTAGACCACGCGCTCGGCCATCGTGCATCCGCCGCGCACCTGCAGCGCGATCCGCTTCTCCCCGGCAAGGCGCAACAACCTGACGGGCGTGGTGAAAGCATCGATCACGGATTGCAGCCCGCCCTCGCCCGTACCCGCGACGGTGAACCCTGCGGCGCGGGCTGCCTGCGCAGTGCGCTCCCCGACAGCGAAAACCGGTAGCCCCGTCAGCCGGGCGAGATCCGTCCCGCCGCAGCGGAAGGCATTGGCGCTGCCCGCGATGATCGCGTCGTATTGGGAAGCGTTCGGCACCTGCCAGGCCACGGGCTCCATCGCGGACAGGGGCGCCCCCATCGCGGTCAATCCCAGAGCTTCGGCGGCGGCCAGTGTTTCGCTGAGCCCCGGTTCGGGCCGCAGCACGATCAGCGGCTGCGTCACGGTCCGCTGAACAGCGCGGCAATTCCCGGCGTCGCGCGGGCCAGCAGGTCCGCCGCCAGCCGTCCGGCCGCTGCGTGGTCCCCGGCTGTGAAGGTCGCGGTGCCCTCCACCCGCTCCGCCCCGTCCGCGCTGAACAGTGCGGCGGTCATCGCGAGGTGTGCTCCGTCGGAACGGGTGAGCACGGCAATGGGCGACTGGCAACTGCCGCCCAGTCCCGCCAGCAAGGCGCGCTCCGCCATGACTTCCGCCCGGCTGGGGGCGTGGTCCACCGCCGACAGCCACTCCCGGGTCTGGGCAGCGTCGGCGCGGCATTCGATCCCGATGGCGCCCTGCGCGGGAGCCGGCAGCCAGTCAGAAGTTTCCAGCGGATGTCCCGTGCCGGTCTCCCCCAGCCGCTCCAGCCCGGCCGCCGCGAGCAGGGTCACGTCGGCCTCTCCCGCCGCCAGCTTGGAGATGCGGGTCGCCACGTTGCCGCGGATCGGCACCACCTGCACATCCGGCCGGCGGTACAGCATCTGCGCGGCCCGGCGCGGCGCGCTGGTGCCGACCCGGGCGCCTTCGGGGATGCCCCGGATGCTGGCGGCACCGAGCAGGACGTCGCGTACATCCGCGCGCGGGAGCACGGCGGCGATCGTCAGCCAATCGGGCCGAATGGTCTCGACATCCTTCAGCGAGTGAACCGCCCCGTCGATCCGGCCATCCTCGAGACAGGCGTCGAGTTCCTTGGTCCACAGCGCCTTGCCGCCGATCTCCGCCAGCGGGCGGTCCTGCACCTTGTCCCCGCTCGCCAGCACCGGCACCAGTTCGACCGCGCTTTCGTCCCATCCGTGCGCCTTGCACAACCGCGCGCGCGCCTCATGCGCCTGCGCCATGGCAAGCGGTGAGCGGCGGGTTCCGAGGCGAAGCTTGGGTGTCACAGTCATCGGGTGCGCTTGCCGTAGCCAAGCAAAGCTCTAAGTGAAAGCAACGATGGGTGTGGTGCTGGGCATTGAATCGAGCTGCGACGAAACCGCAGCGGCGCTGGTCGCAGGCGATCGCACGATCATCGCGCAGGCCATCGCCAGCCAGGACGAAGCGCACGCGCCTTATGGCGGCGTGGTGCCCGAAATCGCCGCGCGTGCCCATGCCGAACGGCTGGCGCCGATGATCGAGGCGGTGATGCGTGACGGTGGGCTCAAGCTGGGCGACCTCGATGCCGTCGCCGCCACCGCCGGGCCCGGTCTCATCGGCGGGGTCATGGTCGGGCTGGTCACCGCCAAGGCGCTGGCGATGGCGGGCGACGTTCCGCTGATGGCGATCAATCACCTGGAAGGCCATGCGCTCAGCCCGCGCCTCGCGGATCCGGCGCTGGCGTTCCCTTACGCCCTGCTGATGGTGTCTGGCGGGCACTGCCAGATCCTCCGGGTGGAGGGCGTCGGACGATACCAGCGACTCGCGACAACCATCGACGATGCGCTGGGCGAAGCGTTCGACAAGACGGCCAAGATACTCGGGCTCGGTTTCCCCGGCGGACCGGCCGTTGAGCAGCTTGCGCGGGAGGGCGATCCGGAGGCAGTTCCCCTCCCCCGCCCGCTGGTCGGCAGCGGGGAGCCGCACTTCAGCTTCGCCGGCCTGAAGAGCGCGGTGCTGCGCGCGCACCAGAGCGGCCTTCATGCCGATGCGGACCTTGCCGCCAGCTTCCAGCAGGCCGCGATCGATTGCGTGGTCGATCGGCTTACCCATGCCCTGCGCGCGATGGAGCCGGTCGAAACGCTGGTCGTCGCTGGCGGCGTGGCCGCGAACCAGGCAGTGCGCCGCGCTCTCGAAAGCCTCACCGCGGCGCAGGGCTTGCGTTTCTCCGCGCCGCCGCCGGCGCTGTGCACCGATAATGCCGCGATGATCGCGTGGGCCGGGCAGGAGCGGCTGGCGATCGGTGCCCCGTTCGATCCGCTCGACATCGCCGCCCGCCCCCGCTGGCCGCTCGATCCCGCGGCAGAGCCGGTGCGCGGCGCAGGGTACAAGGCTTGAGTTCCGCCTCTCCGCAAGTCGCGGTGCTGGGCGCAGGGGCCTGGGGGACCGCGCTGGCGCAGATGCTCGCCAGCGACGGGCGCGAGGTGCTGTTGTGGGCGCGCGAACCGGAGCTGGTCGAGGAGATCAACACCCGCCGCACCAACAGCCTGTTCCTCCCGTCCGCCATGCTCGCGCCGTCGATCCGCGCGACCGGTGACCTGAGCGATCTGGCGCAGGCGGAGCTGGTGCTCGCCGTCACGCCAGCACAGCACCTCGCCGCCGTGGTCGAAGCGATGCCGGCGCATCCGCGCGATCTGGTGCTTTGTTCCAAGGGCATCGAAGCGGGCACCGGGCGGCTGATGAACCACGTGGCCCGCGATGCCGCCCCCGAAAGCGAAATCGCGGTCTTGTCCGGGCCCACGTTCGCTCACGAGGTCGCAGCCGGCTTGCCGACCGCGGTGACGCTGGCTTGCGCAGGCGGCGAAGCGCAATGGCAGCGGCTGGCGCCGGCGATCGCGCGGCCGGCGTTCCGGCCATACTATTCGGATGACGTGGCAGGCGCCGAGATCGGGGGCGCGGTCAAGAACGTGCTGGCGATCGCCTGCGGAGTCGTCGACGGGCTCGGGCTCGGGCAGAACGCCCGCGCGGCGCTGATCGCCCGGGGTTATGCGGAAATGCTCCGCTTCGGCGAGGCGCTGGGAGCGCAGCGCGACACCCTGGCCGGCTTGTGCGGCCTCGGCGACCTGGTGCTCACCTGCTCGTCCACCGCCAGCCGCAACTTCAGCCTCGGCAAGGCGCTCGGCGAAGGGGGCGATCCGGAGCAGCTTATGGCCGACCGGCGCACCGTGGCCGAAGGCGCGCATACCGCCCCGGTGCTCACCGAGCTGGCCGCGCGCCATGGGGTCGCCATGCCGATCGTGGCGGCGGTCTATCGCCTGCTGCACGGCGCCCCTGCCCGCGACATCGTTGCCGAACTGCTCGCCCGGCCCCTGGGTGCAGAGACCGACGCGTGAATTCAGACCGCGATCAGGGTGACATCGCTGCTCTGGCCAAGGGCGGCCGGCAGAACTTCTTCGGTTTCCTGCTGCGCCTTGCGGGGATGCTGCCGTTCCTGTTCATCGCGGGCCGGCTCTACGGCGCGGCCGCGCTCGGCCGCTATGCCTCGGCCCTGGTCGTGGTCGAGATCGTCGGGCTGATCTGCTCCATGGGGGAGAAGCGCGGGCTCGCCCAGCGCCTGACCGAGGATCCCGACACCCGCCCCGCCAATGTCGTGTTCGATGGTATGCTCATCGCGCTTCTCGCCGGATCGGCCGCTGCGGCGTTTTTCTGGCTGGTGCCGGCACCGCTGTTCCCGAGCGGGGAATACACCCAGCTCGACCGGCTGATCGTGCTGGCGATCCCCGCCTATGCGTTGACTGAGATCGTGCTGGCCGCGCAGGCGTATCGCTTCGACATCGCCACCACCGTCCGCGCGCGTTCGATCGTCCTTCCCTGGACGCTGTCGATCGGTGCCGGCGTGCTGTGGTTCGTGGTGCCGGAATCCGGCCTTGCGCTCGCATACCTCGCAGCGACCCTGGCGGGGCTTTCCACGGGACTGTGGTCGTTCCTGAGGACGTATGGCTTGCCGCGCGCCTGGCACCCGCGGCTGGGGGAGATGGCCCGGTTGACTACCCGCGCGTTGCCGCTGGCCACCGCCGATGCCATCGAGTGGGGCACCCGGCGGCTCGACATCTTCATCCTGGGCCTGTTCGCGGCGCCGAGCGCGGTCGGGGTCTATTACGTCGCCCAGCAGGTCGCCTCGCTGCCGCAGAAGCTGAAAACCAGCTTCGAGCCGATCCTGGGGCCGGTAATCACCCGCAATCTCAAGGACAAGAACTACGCGGCGATCGCCCGCCAGGTGTGCCAGGTGGGCTTCTGGATCACCGCCGCGCAAGCCGGAATCGGGCTGGCACTCGGAATTCCGGGAGAAGCGGTGATGGGGCTGATGGGTCCGAACTTCGTCGGCGGGACCGGGGCGCTGGCGTTCCTGCTGGCGGCGGAGGTCGTAGCCTCCACCGCGGTGGTGTCGGAAGCGGCCCTGATCTACGTCGCGCGGGTCCGTAATTTGCTGATTTCGGTGGCGACGATCGGGCTGCAGGCGTTGCTTACGGTGGCAGCGATGCTGATGGTTGATCGTTTCGACCTGCCCGAGACCTGGAAGGCCGCCGGCGCGGCGGCGGCACTGATGCTGGCGCTCGGGGTCGCAAGCCTGGTGAAGTCGATCGTGCTGAGCCGCTTCCTCCAGCATCGGATCAACAACTGGCGCTGGGCGCTGGTATATGCGGCCGCGCCGGCCATCCTGGTCGGCTGGGTGGCGACCATGCTGCCCGAATGGGCCGAACTGGCGATCGGGGTTCCCGCGATCCTGTTGGCGTACGGCTGGGTGATCTGGCGGTTTGGCTTCGGCCCGGAAGACCGGGTACTGTTTCGTCGTAATCTCGAACATGCCGATGAAGCGATCGATGCCGAAGCCGCCGCGATCGCCGGCGCACCTGCTAGAAAGGTAGAACCATGAACGATTTCGTCACTGCCAACTGGCCGCTGATGGTAATCGCGACTTTGGTGGTCATCGCGCTGCTGTGGTGGCTGCTGGTCGCCTCGCGGCGCACCCGGGTCCAGATCGACCGGCACGATATGCTCGATGAGGATGCCGCGCCCGCCGCGCGCAACCACGCGCTGATCGATGCGCCGCCCGCCGCGGCGCCATCGGTCGTGGTGCCCCCGCTGGTGCCTGATGCCATCGGCGGCGCTGGCGTCGCGGTCGCCGCCGCCGCGCTCGAGGCACGGCGGGACGCAGGGGAAATCGCCGGTGACGATCTCACCCGCATCAAGGGGCTGGGTCCAAAGCTTGCCGCCACGCTCAACGACCTTGGCGTGTCGCGTTTCGATCAGATCGCGGGGTGGAGCGATGCTGACATCGACCGGATCGATGCGCAGCTCGGGCGCTTCCAGGGCCGCATCCGCCGCGATGACTGGGTCGGCCAGGCCCGCCTTCTGTCAGCTGGGGACGAGGCCGCGTTTCAGGCGAAGTTCGGCGCCGTCTGATAGGGAACAAAATCAAGTCTTCGGGGTTAATGCGCGATCCACCCTGAACCCCGTGCAGAAGGAATAATCATGGCTCAACAGTGCGTCCTCGTGGCCGAAGATGAGCTGATCATCGGGGTGGACCTGTGCGATACCGTGGAGGAAGCCGGGTACGATGTCGCGGGCCCGTTTGAATCCTCGAGTTCCGCAATCGACGCTATCGAGCGCCGCAAGCCGGACCTCGCGATCCTCGACGTGCGGCTCGGTGACGGTGAAGTGTTTCCTCTCGCTGAAAAGCTGATGGCGGCGAACGTGCCGGTGATCTTCCACTCCGGCGAATTTTCACCGAGCGAGGTGAGCGGCCGCTATCCGCAGGCGCACGCGCTGGCCAAGCCGTGCCCGCCCGATCAGATCATCGCCACCATGCGAGAGGCTCTGGCCGAAGCCTGACCTTGCACGCGGTGCCCGGTCCTGCAAAGGATCGGCGCATGACACCATTCGACTGGCACGACCCGTTCAGCCTCGACGCGCAGCTTTCCGAAGACGAGCGCATGATCCGCGACGCCGCCCATGCGTTCGCGCAATCCGAATTGCAGCCCCGCGTGATCGAGGCGTTCGCCAACGAGGTCGATGCGCCCGAGCTGTTCCCACTGATGGGCCGCGCCGGACTGCTGGGCGCCACGGTCCCGGAGGAATACGGCGGCGCGGGCGCGAGCTATGTCGCCTACGGCCTGATCGCGCGAGAGATCGAACGGGTGGATTCTGGTTACCGCTCGATGGCGAGCGTGCAGTCCAGCCTCGTGATGTACCCGATCCACGCTTACGGCTCCGAAGCTCAAAAGCGCAAATACCTGCCCGGCCTCGCCAGCGGTGAACTCATCGGCTGCTTCGGCCTGACCGAGCCTGACGCCGGTTCCGATCCTGGCGGCATGCGCACGTATGCCAAGCAGAATGGTGACGGCTACTCGTTGTCGGGCGCCAAGACCTGGATCAGCAACGCCCCGTTCGCCGACGTGTTCGTCGTCTGGGCCAAGAGCGAGGCGCACGGCGGTGCGATCCGCGGGTTTATCCTCGACAAGGGCATGGCGGGCCTGTCCGCGCCCAAGATCGACAACAAGCTGTCCTTGCGCGCCAGCACCACCGGCATGATCCTGATG is part of the Altererythrobacter sp. TH136 genome and harbors:
- the tsaD gene encoding tRNA (adenosine(37)-N6)-threonylcarbamoyltransferase complex transferase subunit TsaD, which codes for MGVVLGIESSCDETAAALVAGDRTIIAQAIASQDEAHAPYGGVVPEIAARAHAERLAPMIEAVMRDGGLKLGDLDAVAATAGPGLIGGVMVGLVTAKALAMAGDVPLMAINHLEGHALSPRLADPALAFPYALLMVSGGHCQILRVEGVGRYQRLATTIDDALGEAFDKTAKILGLGFPGGPAVEQLAREGDPEAVPLPRPLVGSGEPHFSFAGLKSAVLRAHQSGLHADADLAASFQQAAIDCVVDRLTHALRAMEPVETLVVAGGVAANQAVRRALESLTAAQGLRFSAPPPALCTDNAAMIAWAGQERLAIGAPFDPLDIAARPRWPLDPAAEPVRGAGYKA
- a CDS encoding acyl-CoA dehydrogenase, with protein sequence MTPFDWHDPFSLDAQLSEDERMIRDAAHAFAQSELQPRVIEAFANEVDAPELFPLMGRAGLLGATVPEEYGGAGASYVAYGLIAREIERVDSGYRSMASVQSSLVMYPIHAYGSEAQKRKYLPGLASGELIGCFGLTEPDAGSDPGGMRTYAKQNGDGYSLSGAKTWISNAPFADVFVVWAKSEAHGGAIRGFILDKGMAGLSAPKIDNKLSLRASTTGMILMDEVKVGADALLPEVSGLKGPFGCLNRARYGISWGAMGAAEFCLHAARQYGLDREQFGVPLASKQLFQLKLADMMSEIALGLQASLRVGRLMDEHAFAPEMISIVKRNNVGKALDIARKSRDMHGGNGISGEYQVIRHMVNLETVNTYEGTHDVHALILGRAITGIPAF
- the hemC gene encoding hydroxymethylbilane synthase, producing the protein MTVTPKLRLGTRRSPLAMAQAHEARARLCKAHGWDESAVELVPVLASGDKVQDRPLAEIGGKALWTKELDACLEDGRIDGAVHSLKDVETIRPDWLTIAAVLPRADVRDVLLGAASIRGIPEGARVGTSAPRRAAQMLYRRPDVQVVPIRGNVATRISKLAAGEADVTLLAAAGLERLGETGTGHPLETSDWLPAPAQGAIGIECRADAAQTREWLSAVDHAPSRAEVMAERALLAGLGGSCQSPIAVLTRSDGAHLAMTAALFSADGAERVEGTATFTAGDHAAAGRLAADLLARATPGIAALFSGP
- a CDS encoding uroporphyrinogen-III synthase; protein product: MTQPLIVLRPEPGLSETLAAAEALGLTAMGAPLSAMEPVAWQVPNASQYDAIIAGSANAFRCGGTDLARLTGLPVFAVGERTAQAARAAGFTVAGTGEGGLQSVIDAFTTPVRLLRLAGEKRIALQVRGGCTMAERVVYRAQPVDLDPAVPAVLRGGAVVLLHSADAAERFAGECDRLAIDRAPVTIAGLGPRIVTAAGSGWRTAVAADQPTDTRLLALAARLCQD
- a CDS encoding response regulator, encoding MAQQCVLVAEDELIIGVDLCDTVEEAGYDVAGPFESSSSAIDAIERRKPDLAILDVRLGDGEVFPLAEKLMAANVPVIFHSGEFSPSEVSGRYPQAHALAKPCPPDQIIATMREALAEA
- a CDS encoding UbiH/UbiF/VisC/COQ6 family ubiquinone biosynthesis hydroxylase; amino-acid sequence: MDDKRDLVILGGGLVGMTLALAAASKGISSHVVDRADPAELTAVGFDGRASAISTASWNLFGNIGLASALEPFACPIERIAVSDQLKPGQIDFVPEPHEGSLGRMFENRRLRLALFEAAEQQPLIAFHPRAEVIERERGAHGVAARLRDGRTLTGSLMVAAEGRRSPTREEAGLPLAQWDYRHRAIVTGLVHDAPHGGTAWEIFYPAGPFALLPMLDDEAGNHRSALVWTVAEKDAAGTLKLGDRAFLAEVNKRMGEVLGTVTAAGPRASYPLSFQHTARIVADRLALVGDAAHGIHPIAGQGLNLGLRDVGALVEVIADGMRLGLEPGDAQLLARYERWRSLDSMSVALATDGLTWLFGVPGKAASAVRRLGMGGVQRLSPLKHWFMDEARGVSGALPELLTERY
- a CDS encoding oligosaccharide flippase family protein, with the translated sequence MNSDRDQGDIAALAKGGRQNFFGFLLRLAGMLPFLFIAGRLYGAAALGRYASALVVVEIVGLICSMGEKRGLAQRLTEDPDTRPANVVFDGMLIALLAGSAAAAFFWLVPAPLFPSGEYTQLDRLIVLAIPAYALTEIVLAAQAYRFDIATTVRARSIVLPWTLSIGAGVLWFVVPESGLALAYLAATLAGLSTGLWSFLRTYGLPRAWHPRLGEMARLTTRALPLATADAIEWGTRRLDIFILGLFAAPSAVGVYYVAQQVASLPQKLKTSFEPILGPVITRNLKDKNYAAIARQVCQVGFWITAAQAGIGLALGIPGEAVMGLMGPNFVGGTGALAFLLAAEVVASTAVVSEAALIYVARVRNLLISVATIGLQALLTVAAMLMVDRFDLPETWKAAGAAAALMLALGVASLVKSIVLSRFLQHRINNWRWALVYAAAPAILVGWVATMLPEWAELAIGVPAILLAYGWVIWRFGFGPEDRVLFRRNLEHADEAIDAEAAAIAGAPARKVEP
- a CDS encoding NAD(P)H-dependent glycerol-3-phosphate dehydrogenase, producing MSSASPQVAVLGAGAWGTALAQMLASDGREVLLWAREPELVEEINTRRTNSLFLPSAMLAPSIRATGDLSDLAQAELVLAVTPAQHLAAVVEAMPAHPRDLVLCSKGIEAGTGRLMNHVARDAAPESEIAVLSGPTFAHEVAAGLPTAVTLACAGGEAQWQRLAPAIARPAFRPYYSDDVAGAEIGGAVKNVLAIACGVVDGLGLGQNARAALIARGYAEMLRFGEALGAQRDTLAGLCGLGDLVLTCSSTASRNFSLGKALGEGGDPEQLMADRRTVAEGAHTAPVLTELAARHGVAMPIVAAVYRLLHGAPARDIVAELLARPLGAETDA